One Maribacter sp. HTCC2170 genomic window, ATTGCCAGATGTACCTACTGTGGTACTTACAAGTATACGTGACCGTGAAGGAGAAAATGAAGAACGCTGGATAAATGTGCATGCCACGCTTGGAGATAACGTAACTGATTTCACTCATATTACCACAGAGAATAGTGGTCACTACATTCAAGTTGATGAGCCCCAATTAGTGTTAGAGGCAATAGGCTTTTTAGTAGACTAAATACTCAAAACATAAATATCAATCAAATCAAAAAAAAGACCAATGAAAAATTTATTAAAAAGCACAATCATTGTTGTCCTTCTATTTACAGTTTTAAACTGTGAAAAGGACAAGTTGCCAGATGCTGCGTATAGTGCCTATTTAAACTATGAAACAAAAACGGAACTAGAACTTCCATTCAATGACGAGTGGTGGATTTTTTGGGGAGGACGAGGTGTTGCTGAAAATTATCATGCGGCATACAAAGAACAAAGGTTTGCCTTAGATATTGTGCGAAAAGTCAATGGAAGCACACATTCTGGAAATGGTTCTAAGAATGAAGATTATTACTGTTTTGGAAAATCTTTGAATGCTCCTGGAAGCGGAAAAATTGTTGATATTGTAAATACGATAGCTGACAATATTCCAGGTCAGTTTAACCGAGACATTCCAACAGGTAACCGCGTTATTATCGATCACGAAAATGGTGAATTTTCAATCTTGGCCCATTTCAAACAAGGATCAATACTAGTATCGGTTGGGGACACAGTTATAAAAGGACAGGAACTAGGAAAAGCTGGGAACAGTGGCAACTCAAGCGAACCACATCTGCATTATCACCTGCAAACGACGGCTAATCCATTTGAAGGTTATGGTTTGCCAGCCCAATTTCAAAATTATTATGCCAATAACACTTTAATCGAAAAGGGAGAACCAGTACAGAACGAATTTGTCATAAATGATAATTAGTAATAACAAACTATGAATAAACTAAATACAACAGAACGAGAAATTATTGGTCAATTCATCCATCTCAAATATCTAAAGTTTGAAATAAATAATGGTTCCTATACGGTAAGTCTTAATGATTTATCTGGATATGACATCGTTAGAGGATATGGTAATACTATTATTGAAGCTATCAACGATATGCATCGTGGTCTAATTTAATATCAAACAAATGATAATTATAACAACAACATTGATAACGGAGTTACTAGAAAGAACAAGAAGTAACACCCATAAAGTTGAAGGGTTTAAAAAACTTTCTGAAAAAGAATTAAATTATAAAGAAAGCAACGACGAATGGAGCGCTTTAGAATGTATTGAACATTTGAATATCTATGGAGATTTTTATAACG contains:
- a CDS encoding M23 family metallopeptidase, yielding MKNLLKSTIIVVLLFTVLNCEKDKLPDAAYSAYLNYETKTELELPFNDEWWIFWGGRGVAENYHAAYKEQRFALDIVRKVNGSTHSGNGSKNEDYYCFGKSLNAPGSGKIVDIVNTIADNIPGQFNRDIPTGNRVIIDHENGEFSILAHFKQGSILVSVGDTVIKGQELGKAGNSGNSSEPHLHYHLQTTANPFEGYGLPAQFQNYYANNTLIEKGEPVQNEFVINDN